In one window of Bacillota bacterium DNA:
- the cooS gene encoding anaerobic carbon-monoxide dehydrogenase catalytic subunit, which produces MATETEKVKVDSKRTADPGALTILEKNEKCVETAFDRYLKMQPQCQFGRTGVCCRMCLQGPCRISKKADKGICGAHAYTIVARNLLRAITSGASAHGDHGRHIVYTVTDMLEGKLADYNIEDRDKLYSVAVRLGLETEGKAEREILEEIVALALQDFIKVSPDHCKWLETTVVKDRLKKFEECAISPRSIHTTIAETMAQTHMGMDADPVNLIFQGLKTALCDYIGMHIATDLSDILFGTPKPVTTEANFGVMEADTVNIALHGHNPLLSEMIVRAAREMNEEAHAAGAKGIKCMGICCTGNEVLMRQGVPVLTNFLSQELPIMTGALDAMVVDVQCIMPGVKAVSECFRTRVITTMSNAKIPGAYHVAFDEEQAMEKAREIINLAIEAFKERKGQEVHIPQVKNKVTAGFSMEALEDILAAVNPDEPFKVITDAIDEGQLSGVVLFAGCNNMRVLQDESHSVIIRELAKNNVLMVATGCAAGSAAKMGLMNDEAVKIHAGKGLKSFINTLNEANKEKLGGNKLPLIFHMGSCVDNSRAFGLATALAKQWDMDMPKIPFVASAPEAMSEKAVAIGSWWVALGLPTHVGVVPEVTGSALVNGIALQIAEDVYGGYFIWEEDPIKAAEKIIKALNERTWKLKIHQELADKYETEVSAGY; this is translated from the coding sequence ATGGCGACTGAAACTGAAAAAGTAAAAGTCGATAGCAAGAGGACTGCCGATCCGGGTGCGCTTACTATCCTTGAAAAAAACGAGAAGTGTGTTGAAACAGCTTTTGACCGCTACCTGAAAATGCAGCCCCAATGCCAGTTTGGCAGAACAGGTGTATGCTGTCGCATGTGTTTGCAGGGACCCTGCAGGATTTCAAAAAAAGCTGACAAGGGAATTTGTGGTGCTCACGCCTATACAATTGTTGCACGCAACCTTTTACGGGCTATAACTTCCGGAGCTAGTGCGCACGGTGATCATGGGCGGCATATTGTATATACCGTAACCGATATGCTTGAAGGGAAACTGGCAGATTACAATATTGAGGATAGAGATAAGCTCTACAGCGTTGCAGTTCGCTTAGGCCTGGAAACGGAGGGTAAAGCAGAAAGAGAAATTCTAGAAGAAATTGTCGCGCTTGCCCTTCAGGATTTCATAAAAGTATCTCCGGATCACTGTAAATGGCTGGAAACCACAGTTGTTAAAGACCGCCTTAAAAAATTTGAAGAATGTGCGATATCGCCACGTTCAATTCACACAACCATAGCGGAAACAATGGCTCAAACTCATATGGGTATGGATGCAGACCCTGTTAACCTGATCTTTCAGGGATTAAAAACTGCGTTATGTGATTATATCGGAATGCACATTGCAACTGACCTGTCTGATATTTTGTTTGGCACACCTAAACCGGTGACGACAGAGGCTAATTTCGGAGTTATGGAAGCAGATACAGTTAACATAGCCCTACATGGGCATAATCCGCTTTTAAGTGAGATGATCGTCAGGGCTGCCCGGGAAATGAATGAAGAGGCACATGCTGCCGGAGCTAAAGGTATCAAGTGTATGGGTATTTGCTGTACCGGTAATGAAGTCCTTATGAGACAGGGCGTTCCGGTATTAACCAATTTCCTTTCTCAGGAACTGCCGATTATGACCGGAGCGTTGGATGCAATGGTGGTCGATGTTCAGTGTATTATGCCCGGAGTAAAAGCAGTGTCGGAGTGTTTCCGCACCAGGGTAATTACCACAATGTCCAACGCTAAGATACCGGGCGCGTATCATGTTGCCTTCGACGAGGAACAGGCGATGGAAAAGGCCAGGGAAATTATTAACCTGGCGATAGAAGCATTTAAAGAAAGGAAAGGTCAGGAAGTCCATATTCCCCAAGTTAAAAATAAAGTAACAGCTGGCTTTAGCATGGAAGCACTTGAAGATATTCTAGCAGCAGTTAATCCCGATGAGCCATTTAAAGTTATAACAGATGCTATTGATGAAGGGCAGTTAAGTGGGGTCGTCCTTTTTGCGGGATGTAATAATATGCGTGTTCTGCAGGATGAAAGCCATAGCGTAATAATCAGGGAACTGGCAAAAAATAATGTTCTCATGGTAGCAACCGGGTGTGCCGCCGGGAGTGCGGCTAAGATGGGCTTGATGAATGATGAAGCAGTTAAAATTCATGCCGGGAAAGGATTAAAATCCTTTATCAACACCCTGAATGAAGCAAATAAAGAGAAGCTAGGCGGTAACAAACTGCCGCTGATCTTTCACATGGGTTCCTGTGTTGATAACAGCCGTGCTTTTGGTCTGGCTACTGCTTTGGCGAAACAGTGGGATATGGATATGCCGAAAATACCTTTTGTGGCTTCAGCCCCTGAAGCAATGAGCGAAAAGGCAGTAGCAATAGGCAGCTGGTGGGTGGCTTTGGGTTTGCCCACTCATGTCGGAGTTGTTCCTGAGGTTACAGGTAGTGCCCTTGTTAACGGGATCGCTCTCCAGATTGCAGAGGATGTTTATGGTGGTTATTTTATATGGGAGGAAGATCCTATTAAAGCGGCAGAGAAAATAATAAAAGCATTGAATGAGCGAACCTGGAAATTGAAAATCCATCAGGAACTTGCCGATAAGTATGAAACCGAAGTATCAGCGGGATACTAA
- a CDS encoding ABC transporter ATP-binding protein, which translates to MFQVNNVSYRYPRNRDDTIRNLNFEMRQGEIFGLLGPSGVGKSTTQKIMVRLLTDYRGTINYRNRDLKTFDKDYYQEIGVGFEVPVHFSKLTAEENINFFSKLYKNHIDTDSLMKRLGIYDERKKKVSEFSKGMKIRLNFVRAVMNNPVMLFLDEPTIGLDPANARILKNLIKEYRDNGGTVLLSTHLMNDVDELCDRVAFMVDGSIKEIDTPQSLKLKHGENKVVLEFMDSSVIAKATFEMDTLSSNSDFFNIIKTKKIISMHSKETTLDDIFIKVTGVGKNA; encoded by the coding sequence TTGTTTCAGGTAAATAATGTATCATACAGATACCCACGAAACCGCGATGATACAATAAGGAATCTTAATTTTGAAATGAGACAGGGTGAAATTTTCGGACTGCTTGGACCAAGTGGAGTCGGAAAAAGTACCACTCAGAAAATCATGGTTCGGCTGCTCACAGACTACAGGGGAACTATTAATTATCGTAATAGAGATTTGAAAACATTTGATAAAGATTATTACCAGGAGATAGGTGTTGGCTTTGAAGTGCCTGTTCATTTTTCCAAGCTAACCGCTGAGGAAAATATTAATTTCTTCAGTAAACTTTACAAAAACCATATTGATACTGACAGCCTGATGAAGCGACTGGGTATTTATGATGAACGCAAGAAAAAAGTAAGTGAATTTTCAAAAGGTATGAAAATAAGACTAAACTTCGTCAGGGCAGTAATGAATAATCCGGTTATGCTCTTTCTGGATGAGCCAACCATCGGTCTGGATCCAGCAAATGCCCGTATATTAAAAAATTTAATCAAAGAGTACAGGGATAACGGCGGGACAGTTTTACTGAGCACCCATTTGATGAATGATGTTGATGAATTGTGTGATCGAGTTGCCTTTATGGTTGACGGGAGCATAAAAGAAATAGATACCCCGCAAAGCCTTAAATTAAAACATGGTGAGAATAAGGTTGTTTTAGAGTTTATGGATAGTTCAGTAATTGCCAAAGCAACTTTTGAAATGGACACGTTAAGCAGTAACAGTGATTTTTTTAATATAATCAAAACAAAAAAAATAATTTCGATGCACAGTAAAGAAACAACCCTTGACGACATTTTTATTAAGGTTACAGGGGTGGGTAAAAATGCATAA
- a CDS encoding ABC transporter permease, which yields MHNLLLLLVGEYKRMLEYKIAAASIVVALIWIGVLYLTEITDITFIFPLLLFIDTTSMAILMVGVTIFFEKQEGSLRAILVAPINKTDYLLTKIISTITASIFTLIILYLYSLLFKEMNLSIFGLLGAVIITALFHALVGIILSYYSKDFTGLLMNMFKYMLIFMLPALLDQVNIIQHELLNKILYLSPTKAAMVLLYAPTGSASSGELIYSLGYLVFGSVILFIFVIKLFDSFAAREGGV from the coding sequence ATGCATAATTTACTGTTACTCCTTGTGGGTGAATATAAACGAATGCTGGAATACAAAATTGCAGCTGCCAGCATAGTTGTGGCCTTGATCTGGATCGGCGTTCTCTACCTGACAGAAATAACTGATATAACCTTCATATTCCCTTTACTCCTCTTTATTGACACCACATCGATGGCAATTCTAATGGTCGGTGTAACGATATTCTTCGAAAAACAGGAAGGGAGTCTAAGGGCTATTCTAGTTGCACCAATCAATAAGACCGATTACTTACTGACAAAAATAATATCTACAATAACTGCAAGTATTTTTACACTGATAATCCTCTATCTTTATTCCCTGCTATTTAAAGAAATGAACCTTAGTATATTTGGTCTGCTGGGAGCTGTAATTATTACCGCACTTTTTCATGCACTTGTGGGCATTATCCTGTCATATTACTCCAAAGATTTTACAGGACTCTTGATGAATATGTTTAAATATATGCTTATCTTCATGCTTCCCGCATTGCTCGACCAAGTCAATATAATCCAACATGAACTGCTTAATAAAATACTGTATTTATCTCCAACTAAAGCAGCAATGGTTCTTCTGTATGCTCCAACAGGCTCTGCGAGCAGTGGTGAACTGATTTACAGTTTAGGGTACCTTGTATTTGGTTCAGTCATATTGTTTATTTTTGTTATCAAACTATTTGATTCATTTGCAGCAAGGGAAGGAGGTGTATAA
- a CDS encoding Rrf2 family transcriptional regulator — MKLSTKARYASRALVELAIKYGDGPVKLKDIASSQDISLKYLEQVMFPLRIAGYVKTQKGSQGGYVLGKDPAQITLLEIVESVEGSLSPVECTDNPEQCERVSRCAARQVWVGLKEVIANELSSITLGQLAEKQKKLDKQYLNRNT, encoded by the coding sequence GTGAAATTATCTACCAAAGCCCGATATGCTTCACGGGCCCTGGTTGAATTGGCTATCAAGTATGGTGATGGTCCGGTTAAATTAAAAGATATTGCGAGCAGTCAGGATATTTCACTCAAATATCTTGAACAGGTAATGTTTCCTTTGCGGATTGCCGGTTATGTTAAAACACAGAAAGGCAGCCAGGGAGGGTATGTTTTGGGAAAAGATCCAGCTCAGATTACTCTGCTTGAAATAGTAGAATCTGTAGAAGGCTCACTGTCTCCCGTAGAATGTACGGATAACCCTGAGCAGTGTGAGAGGGTTAGCCGCTGTGCTGCCAGACAGGTCTGGGTTGGCTTGAAAGAAGTTATTGCAAATGAATTAAGCAGTATTACCCTTGGGCAGCTTGCGGAAAAACAAAAGAAATTAGACAAACAATATCTAAATAGAAATACATAA
- a CDS encoding ASKHA domain-containing protein, which yields MCPKVALQPENITVDATSGTTLLEAANQAGIEIRANCGGEGTCGRCKVRVDEGRVDRGIDRALKPKLRDEGYYLSCQARVTDEDIRVFVPVTSRVTTHKVISAYAREDEEMVARALMQGYRKLPICRKVRVKPEAPNLVESTGDLTRLRLALKKELDLPLNEDRLQINMSALKTLADTLRKNNWDVAVTLADYGNYSEIIKVEPGENGATLGVAIDVGTTSNVVYLVDLNCCKILSRQGDYNRQCRYGDDVISRIIHSVEQPEGLSQLHEAVTSTINFLIERAVSEAGYKKEDIVQAVIAGNTTMTHLLWGITPRYIRLEPYIPTFNVVPPVKARDIGIEIHPEAVAVSFPQVASYVGGDIVAGALFTRIAHQDHTTLFVDIGTNGEMVLGNKDWLVSCACSAGPAFEGGGITFGMRAVKGAIESIEIDPDTREVKFETVGGTKPLGICGSGLIDALSAMLEAGIIDRAGIFQKGLDTPRMQNGEEGCEFVLVWPEEAAVESAIVITEGDVKNLLRAKAAVYAGMRTLLQMVEMNVDDISRVIIAGGFGNFLNIEKALKIGLLPDIDPERYTFIGNSSVKGACLALLSADAYHEAVDLGQKITYMELAVGNTFMDEYMQAMFLPHTDLDLFPSLKETNH from the coding sequence ATGTGCCCAAAAGTTGCGTTACAGCCTGAAAACATTACCGTTGATGCCACCTCCGGGACTACTCTCCTGGAAGCAGCAAACCAGGCGGGTATAGAAATCAGGGCAAACTGTGGCGGTGAGGGAACTTGCGGCCGTTGTAAAGTAAGAGTTGATGAAGGCAGGGTAGATCGTGGAATCGACCGGGCGCTCAAGCCAAAATTACGCGATGAGGGCTATTACCTGTCATGCCAGGCAAGGGTAACAGACGAAGATATCCGGGTTTTTGTTCCGGTAACATCCAGGGTTACAACGCATAAAGTTATCTCCGCATACGCGCGTGAAGACGAAGAGATGGTTGCCCGAGCACTGATGCAGGGGTATCGTAAACTGCCAATCTGCCGCAAAGTGAGGGTAAAACCGGAAGCTCCGAATCTTGTTGAAAGTACAGGCGACTTAACCAGGTTAAGATTAGCTCTGAAAAAAGAGCTCGATTTACCGCTTAACGAGGACAGGCTTCAAATCAATATGTCTGCCCTCAAAACGCTTGCCGATACACTTCGTAAGAATAACTGGGATGTTGCTGTAACGCTTGCTGATTACGGTAATTACTCGGAAATTATCAAAGTTGAACCCGGAGAAAACGGAGCTACCCTCGGTGTTGCTATAGATGTTGGCACAACTTCAAACGTTGTATACCTGGTCGATTTGAATTGTTGTAAAATACTTAGCCGGCAGGGTGACTATAACCGCCAGTGCCGTTATGGTGACGATGTGATCAGCCGGATCATTCATTCAGTTGAACAACCGGAGGGGTTGTCCCAACTACATGAGGCCGTTACGTCAACAATCAATTTTTTGATCGAAAGAGCGGTCAGTGAGGCAGGTTATAAAAAAGAAGATATAGTTCAGGCAGTAATTGCGGGCAACACCACGATGACCCATCTTTTATGGGGGATTACTCCCAGGTATATTCGACTTGAACCGTACATACCCACCTTCAATGTAGTCCCTCCGGTAAAAGCAAGAGATATCGGAATTGAAATTCATCCTGAAGCGGTAGCTGTTTCTTTCCCGCAGGTTGCCAGTTATGTCGGTGGTGATATTGTTGCCGGAGCTCTGTTCACCAGAATAGCCCATCAGGATCATACAACATTGTTTGTCGATATAGGTACAAATGGAGAAATGGTTCTGGGAAACAAAGATTGGCTGGTAAGCTGCGCCTGTTCCGCCGGACCCGCTTTCGAAGGTGGAGGTATCACTTTTGGGATGAGGGCTGTCAAGGGAGCAATCGAAAGTATCGAGATCGACCCGGATACCAGGGAAGTAAAATTTGAAACTGTTGGTGGTACCAAACCCCTGGGGATTTGCGGGTCTGGCTTAATCGATGCTCTTTCCGCAATGCTTGAAGCAGGAATTATCGACCGGGCCGGTATATTTCAGAAAGGATTGGATACACCACGCATGCAAAACGGTGAAGAGGGCTGTGAATTTGTTCTGGTCTGGCCTGAAGAAGCTGCAGTTGAGAGCGCCATAGTTATAACTGAGGGAGATGTCAAAAATCTCTTGCGCGCAAAAGCTGCAGTTTACGCTGGCATGCGAACCCTGCTCCAAATGGTCGAAATGAATGTTGATGATATATCCAGGGTAATCATAGCCGGTGGGTTTGGCAACTTCTTGAATATTGAAAAAGCTTTAAAGATAGGGTTACTGCCTGATATAGATCCGGAGAGGTATACTTTTATCGGAAACAGTTCTGTAAAAGGAGCCTGTCTTGCTTTACTATCTGCCGATGCTTATCATGAAGCGGTTGATTTGGGACAAAAAATTACCTATATGGAACTGGCGGTAGGAAATACCTTCATGGACGAATATATGCAGGCAATGTTTCTCCCGCACACTGACCTCGACCTGTTTCCCAGTTTAAAAGAGACAAACCACTGA
- a CDS encoding ABC transporter permease yields MYNLFFFDELKKWLRDPMTRFMLFYPILFGIVGRYVLPVIADNSGFSIDRNADFILSALTLMMPMIYGAVIGFSILDDRDDHIVDSIRVTPLSFNHFMAFRLVIVYFFAFLASVFVMWFSAVGNLSWGNILVVSFLASFSAPITGLLINIFANNKIEGFAIMKLIGLVIILPIIALFFSDSKELFFSLIPAFWPAKMIGTLIRGEEQMFMSFRLYFWIGLIYLLVINFLSYRKFNQRVSG; encoded by the coding sequence ATGTATAATCTCTTCTTTTTCGATGAATTAAAAAAATGGCTGCGCGACCCGATGACCCGTTTTATGCTTTTTTATCCCATCTTATTCGGTATAGTCGGCCGTTATGTTTTACCAGTGATAGCAGATAACAGCGGGTTTAGCATTGACCGCAATGCCGATTTCATTTTATCTGCATTAACCTTGATGATGCCTATGATTTATGGCGCTGTAATAGGCTTCTCAATACTGGATGATCGAGACGACCACATTGTCGATTCAATCAGGGTGACCCCTCTATCATTCAATCATTTTATGGCATTTCGTTTGGTAATTGTTTACTTTTTTGCTTTTCTTGCTTCTGTATTCGTAATGTGGTTTTCTGCTGTAGGTAATTTATCCTGGGGTAATATATTAGTTGTTTCATTCTTAGCCTCTTTCAGTGCTCCGATTACCGGTCTGCTGATAAACATATTTGCCAACAATAAAATCGAAGGTTTTGCAATTATGAAATTGATCGGTTTGGTAATTATTCTACCAATTATTGCTTTATTCTTTTCAGATTCCAAAGAACTGTTCTTCTCATTGATTCCTGCTTTCTGGCCTGCAAAAATGATCGGCACTTTGATCAGGGGGGAGGAACAAATGTTTATGAGTTTTAGACTTTATTTCTGGATCGGCCTTATATATTTACTCGTTATAAATTTTTTAAGTTATCGTAAATTCAATCAGCGAGTTTCAGGATAG
- a CDS encoding ATP-binding protein gives MEHFEKLGVFYLGRPYDLPGKKPVEGLLLYDSKDMVTHGVCVGMTGSGKTGLCIALLEEAALDNIPAIVIDPKGDLTNMLLTFPELRPEDFRPWINEDDARKKNLSPDDYAARQAELWKNGLALWGQDGERIRYLKDSAEFVIYTPGSTAGIPVSILDSFSAPSQAIIDDLELLQDRVSGTAGSLLGLLGISADPINSREHILISTILTHAWQQGRNLDLAGLIQQIQNPPFSQVGVMNIESFYPSKDRFTLSSQLNNLLASPSFAGWLQGESLDINNILHTPSGKPRISIFSIAHLGDNERMFFVSLLLNQVLSWTRSQTGTTSLRALLYMDEIFGFFPPVANPPSKGPLLTLLKQARAYGLGIMLTTQNPVDLDYKGLANTGTWFIGRLQTERDKMRLIDGLAGAATSQGTKFDRKEMEQVISGLGQRVFVMNNVHQSEPIIFETRWCMSYLRGPLTRNQIKDLMDPYRDRFSAQTVTTEPVSTGSTVSPVSDQQLSEEIVTDAADVLVQQAAAAPPPQTADSSSPESGMPVLPPSINQAFIPVRTRLAPGENIVYKPMALGSAQIGFVNDRINLRKSRKVFLITAITDDIFPIDWDRAEKLDLDLSELETTPESGALFEELSSNAGDPRNYTKWSREFVDWLYRSQTVELLQSRKFKQISEPGESERDFRVRLQQSAREHRDQAIEKLRQKYNSQIATVEERIRRAEQTVRNREDQAKQHKMQTAISVGSTLLGSFLGKSPVSASTLGRATTAARGAGRVMKGQEDVKRAAETLEVQRQKLQELEEEFKRETDLLNAAMDPLTEELEHYTVKPLKKDILLKMFALVWLPYRRTATGIAERAW, from the coding sequence ATGGAACACTTTGAGAAATTGGGTGTTTTCTATCTGGGCAGACCCTATGATCTACCTGGTAAAAAGCCAGTAGAAGGACTATTACTTTATGATTCAAAAGATATGGTTACCCACGGAGTCTGTGTTGGAATGACAGGCAGTGGAAAAACAGGCCTCTGCATTGCCCTGCTTGAAGAAGCAGCGCTGGACAATATCCCTGCTATAGTAATCGATCCCAAAGGGGATCTAACCAACATGCTGCTTACCTTTCCGGAATTACGACCGGAAGACTTCAGACCATGGATCAATGAAGATGATGCCCGCAAAAAGAATCTTTCACCTGATGATTACGCTGCCAGGCAGGCAGAGTTATGGAAAAATGGATTGGCATTATGGGGACAGGATGGTGAACGAATCCGTTACCTTAAAGATTCAGCAGAATTTGTAATATATACACCCGGCAGCACAGCCGGGATACCGGTTTCGATTTTAGATTCATTTTCTGCTCCTTCTCAGGCTATAATAGATGACCTGGAACTGCTCCAAGACCGTGTCAGCGGAACAGCGGGAAGCCTTTTGGGTTTGCTGGGAATCAGTGCTGATCCGATAAACAGCAGGGAACATATTTTAATTTCCACGATACTCACCCACGCCTGGCAGCAGGGCCGCAATCTTGATCTGGCCGGATTAATTCAGCAAATTCAAAACCCACCTTTTAGCCAGGTTGGCGTCATGAACATAGAATCCTTTTACCCTTCAAAAGATCGTTTTACTCTCAGTTCACAGCTAAATAATCTGCTGGCTTCTCCAAGTTTTGCCGGCTGGCTTCAGGGAGAATCACTTGACATCAATAATATTCTGCACACCCCAAGCGGAAAACCAAGGATATCTATCTTCTCCATAGCACATCTTGGCGATAATGAGCGCATGTTTTTTGTATCCCTGCTCCTTAACCAGGTTTTAAGCTGGACGAGATCTCAAACCGGGACTACCAGCTTAAGAGCACTGTTATACATGGACGAAATATTCGGCTTTTTCCCTCCGGTAGCCAACCCACCATCCAAGGGCCCTCTGTTAACTTTACTCAAACAGGCGCGAGCTTATGGACTTGGTATCATGCTGACCACTCAAAACCCTGTTGACCTTGATTATAAGGGATTGGCCAATACGGGAACCTGGTTCATCGGTCGGCTGCAAACCGAAAGAGATAAAATGCGTTTGATTGACGGTCTTGCCGGAGCGGCCACTTCACAGGGTACTAAATTTGATCGAAAGGAAATGGAACAGGTTATATCCGGTTTAGGACAAAGGGTATTTGTTATGAATAATGTTCATCAGAGTGAGCCGATAATATTTGAAACCCGGTGGTGTATGTCCTACTTACGCGGACCATTAACCCGTAACCAGATCAAGGACCTTATGGATCCATACAGAGATCGTTTTAGTGCTCAAACTGTCACAACAGAGCCTGTCAGCACTGGATCAACTGTTTCTCCTGTTTCAGATCAACAACTCTCCGAAGAAATTGTAACAGATGCTGCAGATGTGCTTGTTCAACAGGCCGCAGCAGCCCCGCCTCCGCAAACCGCTGATTCATCATCACCGGAAAGCGGGATGCCGGTTCTGCCGCCAAGTATAAATCAGGCATTTATTCCGGTTAGGACCAGGCTTGCACCCGGTGAAAATATAGTCTATAAACCGATGGCCTTAGGCAGCGCTCAGATAGGATTCGTGAACGACAGGATCAATCTGCGTAAAAGCAGGAAGGTGTTTTTAATCACAGCGATAACTGATGATATTTTCCCAATCGACTGGGATCGCGCCGAAAAGCTGGATCTCGATCTTTCAGAACTTGAAACAACCCCTGAAAGTGGCGCTTTATTCGAGGAACTATCCTCCAATGCCGGAGATCCCCGAAACTATACAAAATGGTCAAGAGAATTTGTGGATTGGTTATACCGGAGCCAAACTGTTGAATTACTGCAAAGCCGCAAATTCAAGCAGATTTCTGAACCCGGTGAATCTGAACGGGACTTTCGGGTAAGGCTGCAGCAAAGCGCCAGGGAGCATCGTGATCAGGCAATAGAAAAATTAAGACAAAAATACAATTCACAAATTGCCACTGTTGAAGAAAGAATCAGGCGTGCAGAGCAAACGGTCCGGAACAGGGAAGACCAGGCAAAACAGCACAAGATGCAGACAGCAATTTCTGTCGGCTCAACGCTTCTTGGATCTTTTTTAGGAAAATCTCCCGTCAGTGCATCAACACTTGGCAGGGCGACTACTGCCGCGCGGGGCGCCGGCAGGGTAATGAAAGGACAGGAAGACGTTAAAAGGGCAGCTGAAACACTCGAAGTCCAGCGTCAAAAACTTCAGGAATTGGAGGAAGAATTTAAAAGAGAAACAGATTTGCTTAATGCCGCCATGGATCCACTTACCGAAGAACTGGAGCATTATACTGTTAAACCACTGAAAAAAGATATCCTGCTTAAAATGTTTGCCCTTGTTTGGCTACCTTACCGCAGGACTGCAACCGGCATTGCCGAAAGAGCCTGGTAA
- a CDS encoding macro domain-containing protein, producing MQLEINGVLIECTVGDIASQDNIDAVVNAANAQLRTGGGVAGALHRAAGPGLEEECLPLAPIKPGEAVITGGHRLPNRHVIHCLGPVYGVDQPEVDLLSACYINALKLAEKNKLTSIAFPSISTGVFGYPMEEAAGIAFATIKRMIPQLKTVKLIRFVLYNSEALTIHEKQFKNVLQDSADLK from the coding sequence ATGCAGCTTGAAATAAATGGAGTATTAATAGAATGTACTGTAGGCGATATAGCCTCACAAGATAATATTGATGCGGTTGTTAATGCAGCCAATGCTCAACTGCGAACAGGTGGAGGAGTAGCCGGTGCACTTCACCGGGCAGCTGGTCCGGGCCTGGAAGAAGAATGCCTTCCACTTGCTCCGATTAAACCTGGGGAAGCGGTAATTACCGGTGGACACAGGCTGCCAAACCGCCATGTGATCCACTGCCTTGGGCCGGTTTATGGAGTTGATCAACCTGAGGTGGATCTCTTATCTGCTTGTTACATTAATGCTTTGAAGCTCGCAGAAAAAAACAAACTCACGTCAATTGCCTTTCCCTCGATCTCAACAGGGGTGTTTGGTTATCCGATGGAAGAGGCGGCCGGGATTGCCTTTGCCACAATAAAAAGAATGATTCCTCAATTAAAAACTGTTAAATTGATTCGCTTCGTTCTCTATAACTCAGAAGCCCTGACTATTCATGAAAAACAATTTAAAAATGTGCTTCAAGATAGCGCTGATCTTAAATAA
- a CDS encoding 2-dehydropantoate 2-reductase produces MNEAITVIGGGAIGGITAAYLARAGYEVIVVEPWFEHREAMKENLVVEGCRGIFSTPLDVISPEEIQGPLHIVLLAVKSMHTEDVMRKLSPMLQENSIVVSMQNSINEDLIAEIIGRERTIGCVVGWGAITDRAGHLSQASLGEFVIGRLDGHADERLLKLQKTMSLVTDTYITDNIYGFLWAKLLANCAISVGALQGKPVADLVSMPEARVVIRGIVSEVLDVAFALDICLETIHLRFEPEQYIVQKDLITESLLGVLETTHGGIVPTAYQDLLLGKPLETNFINGYVVRKAKTLGIKTPLNYFLVNIINEMAKGSREIKKENIIELYNVCR; encoded by the coding sequence ATGAATGAAGCTATTACTGTGATTGGCGGCGGGGCTATCGGTGGGATAACAGCTGCGTACCTGGCGAGAGCTGGCTATGAAGTGATAGTCGTTGAACCATGGTTTGAACACCGGGAGGCCATGAAAGAAAATCTGGTTGTGGAGGGCTGCCGGGGTATTTTTTCAACCCCACTCGATGTTATCTCTCCGGAGGAAATCCAGGGGCCTCTTCATATTGTACTTTTAGCTGTTAAATCTATGCACACAGAAGATGTTATGAGAAAGCTATCACCCATGCTTCAGGAAAATTCAATTGTCGTTTCAATGCAAAATAGTATAAACGAAGATCTGATAGCGGAAATAATCGGAAGAGAACGTACAATTGGATGTGTTGTTGGCTGGGGGGCGATTACAGACAGGGCTGGTCATCTTTCACAGGCCTCACTGGGAGAATTTGTAATCGGCAGGCTTGATGGCCACGCAGATGAACGATTACTAAAACTCCAGAAAACTATGAGTTTGGTCACGGACACATATATAACAGATAATATCTATGGGTTTTTATGGGCTAAGCTACTGGCGAACTGTGCTATCTCTGTTGGTGCCTTGCAGGGTAAACCAGTGGCTGACCTGGTTAGTATGCCCGAAGCGAGGGTGGTGATCAGGGGCATCGTGAGTGAAGTTCTTGATGTCGCATTTGCACTTGATATATGTCTTGAAACTATTCATCTTCGTTTCGAACCTGAGCAGTATATTGTGCAGAAAGATTTAATAACCGAAAGTTTGCTTGGTGTTTTAGAAACGACACATGGTGGTATTGTACCGACTGCTTATCAGGATTTGCTTTTGGGAAAACCGCTGGAAACAAATTTCATTAATGGGTATGTGGTCAGGAAAGCTAAAACGCTAGGTATTAAAACACCTTTGAATTATTTTCTGGTCAATATTATAAATGAGATGGCCAAGGGTAGTAGAGAAATAAAGAAAGAGAATATTATTGAACTATACAACGTGTGCAGGTAA